A single genomic interval of Oceanithermus profundus DSM 14977 harbors:
- a CDS encoding superoxide dismutase, with the protein MPYPFELPDLGYAYDALEPHIDARTMEIHHTKHHGGYVNNLNKALEGHAFLHGAGLEELLTHLSALPAEIQTAVRNNGGGHLNHSLFWEVIAPGGAHAPSGELAWAIEDAFGSFDAFKDVFAKAAATRFGSGWAWLALDPWGRLHVLSTPNQDNPVMQGLTPILGLDVWEHAYYLKYQNRRPDYIAAFWNVVNFDVVGEKFAAARR; encoded by the coding sequence ATGCCTTACCCGTTTGAACTGCCCGATCTTGGTTACGCCTACGACGCCCTGGAGCCGCACATCGACGCGCGCACGATGGAGATCCACCACACCAAGCACCACGGCGGCTACGTGAACAACCTGAACAAGGCCCTGGAAGGCCACGCCTTCCTGCACGGGGCGGGCCTGGAGGAGCTGCTCACCCACCTTTCCGCGCTGCCCGCCGAGATCCAGACCGCGGTGCGCAACAACGGCGGCGGCCACCTCAACCACAGCCTCTTCTGGGAGGTCATCGCCCCCGGAGGCGCCCACGCCCCCAGCGGCGAGCTGGCCTGGGCGATCGAAGACGCCTTCGGCTCCTTCGACGCCTTCAAGGACGTCTTCGCGAAGGCCGCGGCCACCCGCTTCGGCTCGGGGTGGGCCTGGCTGGCGCTCGACCCCTGGGGCCGGCTGCACGTCCTCTCGACCCCCAACCAGGACAACCCGGTGATGCAGGGCCTCACCCCCATCCTCGGCCTCGACGTCTGGGAGCACGCCTACTACCTCAAGTACCAGAACCGCCGCCCCGACTACATCGCGGCCTTCTGGAACGTGGTGAACTTCGACGTGGTGGGCGAGAAGTTCGCCGCCGCCCGCCGCTAG
- a CDS encoding class II fumarate hydratase: MEYRIEKDSMGELKVPADAYYGAQTARAVENFPISGLRFPRTFIQAMGAIKHAAASVNLELGLLDEERARAILQAAEEVIEGKLDDQFVVDVFQTGSGTSTNMNTNEVIAGRANEILTGRRGGKEPVHPNDHVNYGQSSNDTIPTAIHVSLAVEVNEKLLPALRHLHRALLDKAKAWDDVVKIGRTHLMDATPIRMGQEASGWARQVELAIERIESTLPRVYELAQGGTAVGTGINTHPEFGRRVAEKLAARFGMPFREATNHFEAQHSKDAAVELAGQLATVATGLIKVANDIRWLSSGPRCGIAEIKLPAVQPGSSIMPGKVNPVMAEALMMVCTQVIGNATTVQVANTHGNLDLNVMMPVIARNLLESITFLANAVRVFTDKAVVGMEADREKAASYVEWSLAMVTSLAPVIGYDRAAQIAKKAVAEGKTVREVCLEEQVLPEDELNAILDPWKMTEPGIPGR, translated from the coding sequence ATGGAATACAGGATCGAGAAGGATTCGATGGGCGAGCTGAAGGTTCCCGCCGACGCCTACTACGGCGCCCAGACGGCCCGCGCGGTGGAGAACTTCCCCATCTCCGGATTGCGCTTCCCCCGCACCTTCATCCAGGCCATGGGGGCGATCAAGCACGCCGCGGCTTCGGTGAACCTAGAGCTGGGGCTGCTCGACGAGGAACGCGCCCGCGCCATCCTCCAGGCCGCGGAGGAGGTGATCGAGGGCAAGCTCGACGACCAGTTCGTGGTCGACGTCTTCCAGACCGGCTCGGGCACCTCGACCAACATGAACACCAACGAGGTGATCGCGGGGCGCGCCAACGAGATCCTGACGGGCCGGCGCGGCGGCAAGGAACCGGTGCACCCCAACGACCACGTCAACTACGGCCAGTCGTCCAACGACACCATCCCCACGGCGATCCACGTCTCCCTCGCCGTCGAGGTGAACGAAAAGCTGCTGCCGGCGCTCAGGCACCTGCACCGGGCGTTGCTCGACAAAGCGAAGGCCTGGGACGACGTGGTCAAGATCGGGCGCACCCACCTGATGGACGCCACCCCCATCCGCATGGGCCAGGAGGCCAGCGGCTGGGCCCGTCAGGTCGAGCTTGCCATCGAGCGCATCGAGAGCACCCTGCCGCGCGTCTACGAGCTGGCTCAGGGCGGCACCGCGGTGGGCACCGGGATCAACACCCACCCCGAGTTCGGGCGCCGCGTGGCCGAAAAGCTGGCCGCCCGTTTCGGGATGCCCTTCCGCGAGGCGACGAACCACTTCGAGGCCCAGCACTCCAAGGACGCCGCGGTGGAACTCGCCGGGCAGCTGGCCACGGTGGCGACCGGCCTGATCAAGGTGGCCAACGACATCCGCTGGCTCTCCAGCGGCCCCCGCTGCGGCATCGCCGAGATCAAGCTGCCGGCGGTGCAGCCGGGCTCCTCGATCATGCCGGGGAAGGTCAACCCGGTGATGGCGGAGGCGCTGATGATGGTCTGCACCCAGGTCATCGGCAACGCCACCACCGTGCAGGTCGCCAACACCCACGGCAACCTCGACCTCAACGTGATGATGCCGGTGATCGCGCGCAACCTGCTCGAGTCGATCACCTTCCTGGCGAACGCGGTGCGCGTCTTCACCGACAAGGCCGTCGTGGGCATGGAGGCCGACCGCGAGAAGGCCGCGAGCTACGTGGAGTGGAGCCTGGCCATGGTGACCAGCCTGGCGCCGGTGATCGGTTACGACCGCGCCGCCCAGATCGCCAAGAAGGCCGTGGCCGAGGGCAAGACCGTGCGCGAGGTCTGCCTCGAGGAGCAGGTCCTCCCGGAGGACGAGCTGAACGCCATCCTCGACCCCTGGAAGATGACCGAGCCGGGCATCCCCGGACGCTAG
- a CDS encoding NAD(P)-binding domain-containing protein, with the protein MSFVDVVIVGAGPVGLAAALEAERFGLSGVVFEARRPAASIEGFPARMPFFSEARKIEIGGHPMAVLGAKPTREEALVYYRRLAERLRAPLVHRTRVTAVEGARDAFRVRFEGPRGPGEVWGRTVVVATGYFFNPRRLGVPGEEEPMVRYGYRDALEHWGERVVVVGGSNSAVEAALDLWRAGARVTLVHRGEALRPGVKYWLRPDFENRVREGAIAARFATRVRRFEPGRVVVAGPGGEEALEADRAIVLIGYRADDALLRTAGVRYEGGRPRLSETFETSVPGLYALGSAGYGEDARSVFIENGREHARIAVAAIARGLGR; encoded by the coding sequence ATGTCGTTCGTGGACGTGGTGATCGTCGGCGCGGGGCCGGTGGGGCTGGCCGCCGCGCTCGAGGCGGAGCGGTTCGGGCTGAGCGGCGTCGTCTTCGAGGCGCGCCGGCCGGCCGCGAGCATCGAGGGGTTTCCCGCCCGCATGCCCTTCTTTTCCGAGGCGCGCAAGATCGAGATCGGCGGTCACCCCATGGCCGTCCTCGGGGCCAAGCCCACGCGCGAGGAGGCGCTGGTCTACTACCGGCGCCTCGCCGAGCGGCTGCGCGCGCCCCTGGTCCACCGCACCCGCGTGACCGCCGTCGAGGGGGCGCGGGACGCCTTCCGCGTCCGGTTCGAGGGGCCCCGCGGTCCGGGCGAGGTCTGGGGGCGCACGGTGGTCGTGGCCACGGGCTACTTCTTCAACCCCCGGCGGCTGGGCGTACCCGGGGAGGAGGAGCCGATGGTCCGCTACGGCTACCGGGACGCGCTCGAGCACTGGGGGGAGCGGGTCGTGGTGGTCGGGGGCTCGAACAGCGCGGTGGAGGCCGCGCTCGACCTCTGGCGTGCGGGGGCGCGGGTTACGCTGGTGCACCGCGGCGAGGCGCTGCGCCCGGGCGTGAAGTACTGGTTGCGGCCCGACTTCGAGAACCGGGTGCGCGAGGGCGCGATCGCGGCCCGTTTCGCCACCCGGGTGCGGCGGTTCGAGCCCGGCCGGGTCGTGGTGGCGGGGCCCGGGGGCGAGGAGGCGCTCGAGGCCGACCGGGCGATCGTCCTCATCGGTTACCGCGCCGACGACGCGCTGCTGCGCACCGCGGGGGTCCGTTACGAGGGCGGCCGGCCGCGGCTCTCGGAGACCTTTGAGACGAGCGTGCCCGGCCTCTACGCCCTCGGAAGCGCGGGGTACGGCGAGGACGCCCGCAGCGTTTTCATCGAGAACGGACGCGAGCACGCCCGGATCGCCGTGGCCGCGATCGCCCGCGGTCTGGGCCGCTGA